Proteins from a single region of Sesamum indicum cultivar Zhongzhi No. 13 linkage group LG5, S_indicum_v1.0, whole genome shotgun sequence:
- the LOC105162721 gene encoding WUSCHEL-related homeobox 11-like — protein MEDQARVDTRSRPSHGGEQPDQRTEPVRSRWTPKPEQILILESIFNSGMVNPPKDETVRIRKLLEKFGSVGDANVFYWFQNRRSRSRRRQRQIQASLSSGDKPQAPPGGGGCTGGGIEYANIVATGGFAPNPGANYPVMNASSGCLVGSSSSCGFGGNGGNNSDDLFPFSGQTTGLSVQEYEQTPIFCSPDASSLHYQPDVITVFINGVATEVGRGPVDMRAMCGGDFVLFHASGVPVEVNEYGFLMQSLQHGESYFLVPRHS, from the exons ATGGAAGATCAAGCACGAGTCGACACCCGCTCACGGCCGAGCCACGGCGGCGAACAACCCGATCAGAGGACCGAGCCGGTGAGGTCACGGTGGACGCCCAAGCCCGAGCAAATCCTGATTCTTGAATCCATCTTCAACAGCGGGATGGTCAACCCACCAAAAGATGAGACCGTCAGAATCCGGAAGCTGCTTGAGAAGTTCGGCTCAGTGGGCGACGCCAACGTCTTCTACTGGTTCCAGAACCGCCGCTCCCGTTCTCGCCGCCGTCAGCGCCAAATCCAGGCCAGCCTCAGCAGCGGAGACAAGCCACAGGCGCCGCCCGGGGGCGGCGGCTGCACTGGTGGCGGAATTGAGTATGCAAACATTGTGGCGACAGGTGGGTTCGCGCCTAATCCAGGGGCGAATTACCCTGTGATGAACGCGAGCTCCGGTTGTCTGGTGGGCTCTTCATCGTCTTGTGGGTTCGGTGGAAATGGCGGTAATAATTCCGATGATCTCTTCCCGTTTTCGGGGCAGACGACAGGGCTGTCGGTCCAAGAATATGAGCAAACCCCGATTTTTTGTTCCCCTGATGCTTCCAGTTTGCACTATCAACCAG ATGTAATAACAGTGTTTATCAACGGGGTAGCAACAGAGGTGGGGAGGGGGCCGGTGGACATGAGGGCGATGTGCGGTGGAGATTTCGTGTTGTTTCATGCATCGGGAGTGCCGGTGGAGGTGAATGAGTACGGATTTCTGATGCAGAGCTTGCAGCATGGAGAGAGCTATTTTCTG gtGCCAAgacattcttga
- the LOC105162722 gene encoding transcription factor MYB56-like, giving the protein MMNLQQKLSRIAAATHEITAKGFQDSAFVTPSDSKPPQQRESEMGFDRYLINGPLMNENENEVMKRAGRTDSLEIGVTTSSKVCSRGHWRPHEDAKLKELVAKFGPHNWNIIAQNLQGRSGKSCRLRWFNQLDPRINRRAFSEEEEERLLSAHKLYGNKWAMIARLFPGRTDNAVKNHWHVIMARKRREENCIYRRKMPSSFLHLQLQENNSHDPSTVSSNNLINIMNVVFDDQLSAASTCTADLSLTPSSLKTPHFLSSFSPAVHHQNLLYSAAAGKEGKGPENHQDHDELGYSESKSEVSASESVANNEANLFMCGEDESGKFDMGFIDFLGVGAT; this is encoded by the exons ATGATGAATCTGCAGCAGAAACTCTCGAGGATTGCTGCTGCTACTCATGAAATCACAGCAAAAGGGTTTCAAGATTCGGCATTTGTAACCCCATCTGATTCCAAACCTCCTCAACAAAGAGAGAGTGAAATGGGGTTTGATCGGTATCTGATTAATGGTCCATTGATGAATGAGAATGAGAATGAGGTGATGAAAAGGGCAGGGCGGACTGATTCCCTGGAAATTGGGGTGACAACGTCGTCCAAGGTATGTAGCAGAGGGCATTGGAGACCGCATGAAGATGCTAAACTCAAAGAGCTTGTTGCCAAGTTCGGCCCTCATAACTGGAACATCATTGCTCAAAATCTTCAAGGAAGATCAG GGAAAAGTTGCAGACTGAGATGGTTTAACCAGTTGGATCCAAGGATTAACAGGAGAGCATTCAgcgaggaggaagaggagaggCTTTTGTCAGCCCACAAACTGTACGGCAACAAATGGGCTATGATTGCGAGGCTGTTTCCTGGGAGAACCGACAACGCTGTCAAGAACCATTGGCATGTGATTATGGCAAGAAAACGAAGGGAAGAAAACTGCATCTACAGACGGAAAATGCCCTCATCATTCTTACACCTCCAACTCCAAGAAAACAACAGTCATGATCCATCAACTGTTTCTAGCAACAaccttataaatattatgaatgtCGTCTTCGATGATCAGTTGTCTGCTGCCTCTACTTGCACCGCAGATCTCTCCCTCACTCCATCTTCACTCAAAACCCCTCATTTCCTCAGCAGCTTTAGTCCTGCAGTTCATCACCAAAATCTCCTCTATTCTGCTGCTGCTG GGAAAGAAGGGAAAGGGCCTGAAAATCATCAGGATCATGATGAATTAGGTTACTCAGAATCAAAGTCTGAAGTTTCTGCATCTGAATCAGTAGCCAACAATGAGGCCAATCTGTTTATGTGTGGGGAAGATGAGAGTGGAAAATTTGACATGGGATTCATTGATTTTCTTGGAGTAGGAGCTACTTGA